A single Leifsonia sp. 1010 DNA region contains:
- a CDS encoding phospholipid carrier-dependent glycosyltransferase: MTSAPPTDLPAAHVAAVPVGTRLDDWWARVLGTPARLRLWMWGAPVAVTLLAAVLRLWNLGQPHALVFDETFYVKDSWSLWNLGYEGSWPDKADPRFAAGQTQIFDADPSFVAHPPLGKWLIGLGMAATGPANSFGWRVSTAIAGTIAVLLVFLIARTLFRSTMLATIAGFLFAIDGHAIVMSRVALLDNFVMFFALLAFCCILLDRRWAADRLAAKVAAARSAGRDPAWGPVLWWRPWLIAAGILCGLCAGVKWTGFYFLAFFAVYTVVVDAVARRRERLPFYASGALLKQAPATFVLMVPLAFVTYVATWTGWILSSNGYYRHWAEAAHAQWTGAFSWVPLWVQNLWYYQTQMYDYSINLHTPHPYQSNPLTWTLMLRPTSMYYVGTTKGQAGCQWDSCSAAITSLGNPLIWWAGTAAILFLVYWLIRYRDWRIGLILTGLAAGYLPWWLYMGRTIFTFYSIAFEPYLILALTAAVAIVLGKRTDPEPRRRRGILWTGVFLAACTLVSAFFWPIWTGQQVPFWFWQIHMWLPSWV, translated from the coding sequence GTGACCTCTGCTCCTCCGACCGACCTCCCGGCCGCGCACGTCGCCGCGGTCCCCGTCGGCACGCGCCTCGACGACTGGTGGGCGCGCGTCCTCGGAACACCAGCCCGCCTGCGGCTGTGGATGTGGGGCGCGCCCGTCGCGGTGACCCTGCTCGCCGCCGTGCTGCGACTGTGGAACCTGGGTCAACCGCACGCGCTCGTGTTCGACGAGACCTTCTACGTGAAGGACTCCTGGAGCCTGTGGAACCTCGGCTACGAGGGCAGCTGGCCCGACAAGGCCGACCCGCGATTCGCCGCCGGCCAGACGCAGATCTTCGACGCGGATCCGTCGTTCGTCGCGCATCCACCGCTCGGCAAGTGGCTGATCGGGCTCGGGATGGCGGCCACCGGCCCGGCGAACTCGTTCGGCTGGCGGGTGTCCACCGCGATCGCCGGGACGATCGCCGTGCTGCTCGTCTTCCTCATCGCGCGCACCCTGTTCCGCTCCACGATGCTCGCCACGATCGCCGGCTTCCTGTTCGCGATCGACGGTCACGCCATCGTGATGAGCCGCGTCGCTCTCCTCGACAACTTCGTGATGTTCTTCGCGCTGCTGGCGTTCTGCTGCATCCTGCTCGACCGGCGCTGGGCGGCCGACCGGCTGGCGGCGAAGGTCGCGGCCGCCCGGTCGGCGGGTCGCGATCCTGCGTGGGGGCCCGTGCTGTGGTGGCGTCCGTGGCTGATCGCCGCGGGCATCCTCTGCGGGCTGTGCGCCGGGGTCAAGTGGACCGGGTTCTACTTCCTCGCCTTCTTCGCCGTGTACACCGTGGTTGTGGATGCGGTGGCCCGCCGCCGGGAGAGGCTGCCGTTCTACGCGAGCGGCGCCCTGCTCAAGCAGGCACCGGCGACCTTCGTCCTCATGGTCCCCCTCGCGTTCGTCACGTATGTCGCGACCTGGACGGGCTGGATCCTGTCGAGCAACGGCTACTACCGACACTGGGCCGAAGCCGCGCACGCGCAGTGGACAGGCGCCTTCAGCTGGGTGCCGCTGTGGGTGCAGAACCTCTGGTACTACCAGACGCAGATGTACGACTACAGCATCAACCTGCACACCCCGCACCCCTACCAGTCGAACCCGCTGACGTGGACCCTGATGCTGCGGCCGACCAGCATGTACTACGTCGGGACGACGAAAGGGCAGGCGGGCTGCCAGTGGGACTCCTGCTCGGCGGCGATCACCTCGCTCGGCAACCCGCTCATCTGGTGGGCGGGCACGGCGGCCATCCTGTTCCTGGTGTACTGGCTGATCCGCTACCGCGACTGGCGAATCGGCCTCATCCTGACCGGATTGGCGGCGGGCTACCTGCCGTGGTGGCTCTACATGGGCCGGACGATCTTCACCTTCTACTCGATCGCCTTCGAGCCGTACCTCATCCTCGCGCTCACGGCGGCCGTCGCGATCGTGCTCGGGAAACGCACCGATCCGGAGCCGCGACGGCGCCGCGGCATTCTCTGGACCGGCGTCTTCCTGGCCGCCTGCACCCTGGTGAGCGCGTTCTTCTGGCCGATCTGGACGGGCCAGCAGGTGCCGTTCTGGTTCTGGCAGATCCACATGTGGCTGCCCAGTTGGGTGTAG
- the rsmA gene encoding 16S rRNA (adenine(1518)-N(6)/adenine(1519)-N(6))-dimethyltransferase RsmA: protein MSELRLLGPAEIRDLAELLDVTPTKKLGQNFVIDANTVRRIVRVAEVQAGDSVVEIGPGLGSLTLGLLEAGADVVAVEIDGRLAAQLPTTVAQLAPDAAPHLTVVHRDALAITELPVDPVRLVANLPYNVSVPVLLHFLEHFPTLRSGVVMVQAEVGHRIAAQPGSKVYGAPSVKAAWYGTWRTAGSVSRQIFWPVPNVDSVLVAFERRDDPPGDEQLRLRTFALVDAAFQQRRKTLRQALAPVYGDPASAEAALLAAGISPSLRGEQLALSDFARLAAAGAE, encoded by the coding sequence GTGAGCGAGCTGCGGCTGCTCGGCCCCGCGGAGATCCGCGACCTGGCGGAGCTGCTCGACGTCACCCCGACGAAGAAGCTCGGGCAGAACTTCGTGATCGACGCCAACACCGTCCGCCGGATCGTCCGCGTCGCGGAGGTGCAGGCCGGCGACAGCGTCGTGGAGATCGGGCCGGGCCTCGGATCCCTCACCCTCGGCCTGCTGGAGGCCGGAGCCGACGTGGTGGCCGTCGAGATCGACGGCCGTCTCGCCGCGCAGCTGCCCACGACGGTCGCCCAGCTGGCGCCGGACGCAGCACCGCACCTGACCGTGGTGCATCGCGACGCGCTTGCCATCACCGAGCTGCCGGTCGATCCGGTGCGCCTGGTCGCGAACCTCCCGTATAACGTCTCCGTGCCCGTGCTGCTGCACTTCCTCGAGCACTTCCCGACCCTCCGCTCCGGTGTCGTCATGGTCCAGGCCGAGGTCGGTCACCGGATCGCGGCACAGCCCGGCTCGAAGGTCTACGGCGCCCCGAGCGTGAAAGCCGCCTGGTACGGCACCTGGCGCACCGCCGGTTCCGTCAGCCGCCAGATCTTCTGGCCGGTGCCGAATGTCGACTCCGTCCTCGTCGCGTTCGAACGCCGCGACGACCCGCCCGGCGACGAGCAGCTCCGCCTGCGCACCTTCGCCCTCGTCGACGCGGCCTTCCAGCAGCGCCGCAAGACCCTCCGCCAGGCCCTCGCCCCCGTCTACGGCGACCCCGCGTCGGCGGAGGCGGCTCTGCTGGCGGCGGGGATCTCCCCGTCCCTGCGCGGTGAACAGCTCGCCCTGAGCGACTTCGCGCGCCTGGCGGCGGCCGGCGCGGAGTAG
- the metG gene encoding methionine--tRNA ligase translates to MSDGSSFYITTPIFYVNDVPHIGHAYTEVAADVLARWHRQAGDDTWLLTGTDEHGQKILRTATANGTTPKQWADKLVTEEWLPLLDTVDIANDDFIRTTDERHEVNVQKFLQKLYDDGYIYAGEYEALYCVGCEEFKPQSEIVDGTGEYEGQKVCAIHSKPLELLQEKNYFFRMSQFADRLLSLYEERPDFVQPESARNEVVSFVRQGLSDLSISRSSFDWGIKVPWDESHVVYVWFDALLNYITAVGYGQDDEEFARRWPANHLVGKDILRFHAVIWPAMLMAAGLEVPKRVFGHGWLLVGGEKMSKSKLTGIAPTQITDTFGSDAFRYYFMRAINFGQDGSFSWEDLAARYQAELANGFGNLASRVIAMVTRYFEGIVPPAGEYQEVDLHVQEVVRTAAADADAAISRLAIHDALTAIWRIVDELNGYITEQEPWSLAKDEAKRERLGTVLYTAAEGLRSLAVLLSPVIPAATGKLWESLGVSGELGALDAQPLRTAGDWGQLPAGTEVNGLEALFPRIDAEAVAAV, encoded by the coding sequence ATGTCCGACGGCTCTTCCTTCTACATCACCACGCCGATCTTCTACGTGAATGATGTCCCGCACATCGGGCATGCCTACACGGAGGTCGCCGCCGACGTCCTCGCCCGCTGGCACCGCCAGGCCGGCGACGACACCTGGCTGCTCACCGGCACCGACGAGCACGGGCAGAAGATCCTGCGCACGGCGACCGCCAACGGCACGACGCCGAAGCAGTGGGCCGACAAGCTGGTCACCGAGGAGTGGCTGCCCCTCCTCGACACCGTCGACATCGCCAACGACGACTTCATCCGCACCACCGATGAGCGGCACGAGGTCAACGTCCAGAAGTTCCTGCAGAAGCTCTACGACGACGGCTACATCTACGCCGGCGAGTACGAGGCCCTCTACTGCGTGGGGTGCGAGGAGTTCAAGCCGCAGAGCGAGATCGTCGACGGCACGGGGGAGTACGAGGGTCAGAAGGTCTGCGCCATCCACTCGAAGCCGCTGGAACTGCTGCAGGAGAAGAACTACTTCTTCCGGATGAGCCAGTTCGCCGACCGGCTGCTGTCGCTCTACGAGGAGCGCCCGGACTTCGTGCAGCCCGAGTCGGCCCGCAACGAGGTCGTCAGCTTCGTGCGCCAGGGGCTGAGCGACCTGTCCATCTCGCGATCGAGCTTCGACTGGGGCATCAAGGTGCCGTGGGACGAGTCGCACGTCGTCTACGTCTGGTTCGACGCCCTGCTCAACTACATCACCGCCGTCGGCTACGGACAGGACGACGAGGAGTTCGCCCGCCGTTGGCCCGCGAACCACCTGGTCGGCAAAGACATCCTGCGATTCCACGCGGTCATCTGGCCCGCCATGCTGATGGCGGCGGGTCTCGAGGTGCCGAAGCGCGTGTTCGGTCACGGCTGGCTCCTCGTGGGCGGCGAGAAGATGTCCAAGTCCAAGCTGACGGGCATCGCGCCGACGCAGATCACCGACACGTTCGGCTCCGACGCGTTCCGCTACTACTTCATGCGCGCCATCAACTTCGGGCAGGACGGCTCGTTCAGCTGGGAGGATCTGGCGGCCAGGTATCAGGCCGAGCTCGCCAACGGTTTCGGCAACTTGGCGTCGCGCGTGATCGCGATGGTGACGCGGTACTTCGAGGGCATCGTGCCGCCGGCGGGCGAGTACCAGGAGGTCGACCTGCACGTGCAGGAGGTCGTTCGCACCGCGGCTGCCGACGCCGACGCGGCGATCTCGCGGCTGGCGATCCACGACGCCCTGACGGCGATCTGGCGGATCGTCGACGAGCTCAACGGCTACATCACCGAGCAGGAGCCGTGGTCCCTGGCGAAGGACGAGGCCAAGCGCGAGCGCCTCGGCACCGTGCTGTACACGGCGGCCGAAGGGCTGCGGTCCCTCGCCGTGCTGCTGTCGCCGGTGATCCCGGCGGCGACCGGCAAGCTGTGGGAGTCGCTCGGCGTCTCCGGCGAGCTGGGCGCCCTCGATGCGCAGCCGCTCCGGACGGCGGGCGACTGGGGTCAGCTGCCCGCGGGCACCGAGGTCAACGGTCTCGAGGCGCTGTTCCCGCGGATCGACGCGGAGGCGGTCGCCGCGGTATGA
- a CDS encoding TatD family hydrolase gives MTDPSFVRQRHVTDGRDLSYPPLPEALTVPVYDNHTHLEIADGEQPLDYREQLDRASSVGVRGVVQVGNDVETSRWSAETAAVEPRMLAAVALHPNDAPDYDERGELDDALAVIAELAGRPRVRAVGETGLDFFRTEEGPRRDAQFRSFEAHIEIAKQNDIALQIHDRDAHAAVVATLKRVGAPERTVFHCFSGDVELARICAENGWYMSFAGNVTFKNAPNLRAALEAAPRHLVMVETDAPFLTPMPFRGRPNAPYLIPHTLRAMAEVMGTDASTLAAQINSNTELVYGRWDSEPVGPPPTRPIGIIA, from the coding sequence ATGACGGACCCGTCGTTCGTCCGGCAGCGGCACGTCACCGACGGCCGCGACCTCAGCTACCCTCCGCTGCCCGAGGCGCTGACCGTTCCCGTCTACGACAACCACACGCACCTGGAGATCGCCGACGGCGAGCAGCCGCTCGACTACCGCGAGCAGCTCGACCGGGCGTCGAGCGTCGGCGTGCGCGGCGTCGTGCAGGTGGGCAACGACGTCGAGACGTCCCGCTGGTCGGCCGAGACGGCGGCCGTCGAGCCGCGGATGCTGGCGGCTGTCGCGCTGCACCCGAACGACGCACCGGACTACGACGAGCGCGGAGAGCTGGATGACGCCCTCGCCGTGATCGCCGAACTCGCAGGCCGGCCCCGGGTCCGCGCCGTCGGCGAGACCGGCCTCGACTTCTTCCGCACGGAGGAGGGTCCGCGGCGCGATGCGCAGTTCCGCTCGTTCGAGGCCCACATCGAGATCGCGAAGCAGAACGACATCGCGCTGCAGATCCACGACCGCGACGCGCACGCGGCCGTCGTCGCCACGCTGAAGCGAGTAGGAGCCCCCGAGCGGACGGTGTTCCACTGCTTCTCGGGCGATGTCGAGCTGGCCCGCATCTGCGCCGAGAACGGCTGGTACATGTCGTTCGCGGGCAACGTCACCTTCAAGAACGCGCCCAACCTCCGTGCCGCCCTGGAGGCGGCCCCGCGCCACCTGGTCATGGTGGAGACGGACGCCCCCTTCCTCACGCCGATGCCGTTCCGTGGCCGCCCGAACGCGCCCTACCTCATCCCGCACACCCTTCGGGCGATGGCCGAGGTGATGGGAACGGACGCCTCGACCCTCGCGGCACAGATCAACTCCAACACCGAGCTCGTCTACGGCCGGTGGGACAGCGAGCCCGTCGGCCCGCCGCCGACCCGCCCCATCGGGATCATCGCGTGA
- the rsmI gene encoding 16S rRNA (cytidine(1402)-2'-O)-methyltransferase: MIILAATPIGNLGDASRRLVEVLSEATVVAAEDTRVAQRLLAGLGIENRPRLIALHDHNERDRAAELVELARDQDVVLLSDAGMPTVSDPGFHLVEAAAAAGVGVTALPGPSAVLTALAVSGLPTDRFTFEGFLPRKQGERLSTLRAVASEPRTMVFFESPNRLAASLGDIATALGDDRRVVVCRELTKLYEEVRRGTAAELAAWAAEGVRGEIVVVVAGAPARAADPEAAVQQVLALVSSGTRLKDAAAEVAEAMGLGKRDLYQAALERRG; this comes from the coding sequence ATGATCATCCTCGCCGCGACCCCGATCGGCAATCTCGGCGACGCGTCCCGGCGGCTGGTGGAGGTGCTGTCCGAGGCGACGGTCGTGGCGGCGGAGGACACGCGGGTCGCCCAGCGGCTGCTGGCGGGGCTCGGCATCGAGAACCGCCCCCGGTTGATCGCCCTGCACGACCACAACGAGCGGGATCGGGCGGCGGAGCTCGTGGAGCTGGCGCGCGATCAGGATGTGGTGCTGCTCTCCGACGCCGGGATGCCCACGGTGTCCGACCCCGGATTCCACCTGGTCGAGGCGGCAGCGGCGGCGGGGGTGGGCGTGACGGCGCTGCCCGGGCCGTCGGCGGTGCTGACCGCGCTCGCCGTCTCCGGCCTCCCGACCGACCGCTTCACCTTCGAGGGCTTCCTGCCGCGCAAGCAGGGGGAGCGGCTGTCCACCCTGCGGGCGGTCGCCTCCGAGCCGCGGACCATGGTGTTCTTCGAGTCGCCGAACCGGCTCGCCGCCTCCCTCGGCGACATCGCGACGGCGCTCGGCGACGACCGGCGCGTCGTCGTCTGCCGCGAGTTGACGAAGCTCTACGAGGAGGTGCGTCGAGGCACCGCGGCGGAACTGGCCGCCTGGGCCGCGGAGGGCGTGCGCGGGGAGATCGTCGTCGTCGTCGCCGGGGCTCCGGCGCGAGCGGCGGACCCCGAGGCGGCGGTGCAGCAGGTGCTCGCGCTGGTCAGCTCGGGCACGCGGCTGAAGGATGCGGCGGCCGAGGTCGCCGAGGCGATGGGCCTCGGGAAGCGCGACCTCTACCAGGCGGCGCTCGAGCGCCGCGGCTGA